Proteins encoded within one genomic window of Arachis ipaensis cultivar K30076 chromosome B08, Araip1.1, whole genome shotgun sequence:
- the LOC107612799 gene encoding LOW QUALITY PROTEIN: phosphoenolpyruvate carboxylase-like (The sequence of the model RefSeq protein was modified relative to this genomic sequence to represent the inferred CDS: inserted 2 bases in 1 codon), giving the protein MANRNLEKMASIDAQLRQLAPAKVSEDDKLIEYDALLLDRFLDILQDLHGEDLRETVQEVYELSAEYEGKHDPKKLEELGKVITSLDAGDSIVVAKSFSHMLNLANLAEEVQIAHRRRNKLKKGDFVDENNATTESDIEETLKKLVLNLKKSPQEVFDALKNQTVDLVLTAHPTQSIRRSLLQKHGRIRNCLSQLYAKDITPDDKQELDEALQREIQAAFRTDEIRRTPPTPQDEMRAGMSYFHDXYNAPLIQFSSWMGGDRDGNPRVTPEVTRDVCLLARMMAANLYYSQIEDLMFELSMWRCNDELRVRADELHGSFKKDEVAKHYIEFWKKIPANEPYRVILGDVRDRLYKTRERSRHLLAQGYSDIPEEATFTNVEEFLEPLELCYRSLCACGDRAIADGTLLDFLRQVSTFGLSLVRLDIRQESDRHTDVMDAITKHLGIGSYQEWSEEKRQEWLLEELSGKRPLFGPDLPTTEEIRDVLDTFHVIAELPADNFGAYIISMATAPSDVLAVELLQRECRIRHPLRVVPLFEKLADLEAAPAALARLFSVEWYRNRINGKQEVMIGYSDSGKDAGRFSAAWQLYKAQEDLIKVAKKYGVKLTMFHGRGGTVGRGGGPTHLAILSQPPDTVHGSLRVTVQGEVIEQSFGEQHLCFRTLQRFTAATLEHGMNAPIAPKPEWRQLMDEMAVIATEEYRSIVFKEPRFVEYFRLATPELEYGRMNIGSRPAKRKPNGGIETLRAIPWIFAWTQTRFHLPVWLGFGSAFKHVIQKDVRNLNMLQEMYNNWPFFRVTIDLVEMVFAKGDPGIAALNDRLLVSKDLWPFGEQLRNKYEETKKLLLQVAGHKDLLEGDPYLKQRLRLRDSYITTLNVFQAYTLKRIRDPNYNVNVRPRPRISKESLDISKSADELVSLNPTSEYAPGLEDTLILTMKGIAAGMQNTG; this is encoded by the exons ATGGCGAATAGGAATTTGGAGAAGATGGCATCAATTGATGCACAGTTGAGGCAATTGGCACCAGCAAAAGTGAGTGAGGATGATAAGCTTATTGAGTATGATGCTCTTCTTTTGGATCGCTTCCTTGATATTCTTCAAGATTTACATGGTGAAGATCTCAGAGAAACG GTTCAAGAAGTGTATGAGCTTTCTGCTGAGTATGAAGGCAAGCATGATCCTAAGAAACTTGAAGAACTTGGCAAAGTGATAACCAGTTTAGATGCCGGGGACTCTATCGTCGTAGCGAAGTCCTTCTCACATATGCTTAACCTTGCCAACTTAGCGGAAGAAGTTCAGATTGCTCATCGCCGAAGGAACAAGTTGAAGAAGGGTGATTTTGTGGATGAGAACAATGCAACCACTGAATCAGACATTGAAGAAACTCTCAAGAAACTTGTATTGAACCTGAAGAAGTCCCCTCAGGAAGTTTTCGATGCGCTGAAGAACCAGACAGTTGATCTGGTTCTTACTGCTCATCCTACTCAATCCATTCGTAGATCATTGCTTCAAAAGCATGGAAG GATCCGGAATTGTTTATCTCAGCTGTACGCCAAAGACATCACTCCTGATGATAAGCAGGAGCTTGATGAGGCTCTGCAGAGGGAG ATTCAAGCTGCATTTCGAACGGACGAAATCAGGAGAACTCCTCCAACACCACAAGATGAGATGAGAGCAGGAATGAGCTACTTCCACGA ATACAATGCTCCTCTTATTCAATTCTCATCTTGGATGGGTGGTGATCGCGATG GTAATCCGAGAGTGACTCCTGAAGTGACAAGGGATGTTTGCTTACTAGCTAGAATGATGGCTGCTAATTTGTATTATTCCCAGATAGAAGATCTTATGTTTGAA TTGTCTATGTGGCGCTGCAACGATGAGCTACGCGTTCGCGCGGACGAACTTCACGGATCATTCAAGAAAGATGAAGTTGCAAAACACTATATAG AATTTTGGAAAAAGATTCCGGCAAATGAACCGTATCGTGTGATACTGGGTGATGTGAGGGATAGACTGTACAAGACTCGGGAGCGGTCTCGCCATTTACTCGCTCAGGGTTACTCTGACATTCCAGAGGAAGCAACTTTCACCAATGTGGAGGAG TTCCTGGAGCCTCTTGAGCTATGTTACAGATCACTGTGTGCTTGTGGCGATCGCGCAATTGCTGACGGAACCCTTCTTGATTTCTTAAGACAAGTTTCCACCTTCGGACTGTCACTAGTAAGGCTTGACATCAGGCAAGAGTCGGACCGTCACACGGACGTGATGGATGCCATCACAAAGCATTTGGGAATCGGATCCTACCAGGAATGGTCGGAGGAGAAGAGACAAGAGTGGCTTCTAGAAGAATTAAGCGGGAAGCGACCGTTGTTTGGACCTGACCTTCCAACAACCGAAGAAATCAGAGACGTTCTGGACACATTTCATGTCATAGCAGAGCTTCCAGCAGATAACTTCGGAGCCTATATCATATCAATGGCAACCGCACCGTCCGATGTGCTGGCGGTTGAGCTTCTTCAACGCGAATGCCGGATCAGGCATCCGTTAAGAGTTGTCCCGTTGTTTGAGAAGCTCGCAGATCTCGAGGCTGCTCCGGCCGCCTTGGCTCGCTTGTTTTCGGTAGAATGGTATAGAAACAGGATCAATGGGAAGCAAGAAGTCATGATTGGGTACTCCGATTCCGGAAAAGATGCCGGAAGATTCTCTGCAGCATGGCAGCTGTATAAGGCTCAAGAGGATCTTATAAAGGTAGCCAAGAAGTATGGGGTCAAGCTAACAATGTTCCATGGTCGCGGCGGGACGGTTGGAAGAGGAGGCGGGCCTACTCACCTTGCTATCCTCTCCCAACCTCCGGACACTGTCCATGGATCACTTCGTGTCACGGTTCAGGGTGAAGTAATTGAGCAGTCATTCGGGGAGCAGCATTTGTGCTTCAGAACACTTCAAAGGTTCACTGCTGCCACCTTAGAGCACGGTATGAACGCCCCAATTGCACCGAAGCCAGAATGGCGTCAGCTTATGGATGAGATGGCCGTCATTGCCACAGAGGAGTACCGATCAATTGTGTTCAAGGAGCCACGATTCGTGGAATACTTTCGCCTA GCTACCCCGGAGTTAGAGTACGGAAGGATGAACATTGGAAGTAGACCAGCGAAGAGAAAGCCTAATGGAGGCATTGAAACTCTGCGTGCAATTCCTTGGATCTTTGCGTGGACGCAGACAAGGTTTCATCTTCCGGTATGGCTAGGCTTTGGATCTGCATTTAAACATGTTATTCAGAAAGATGTTAGAAATCTCAACATGCTACAAGAGATGTACAACAATTGGCCTTTCTTTAGAGTCACCATTGATTTAGTGGAAATGGTGTTCGCCAAGGGCGATCCAGGTATCGCTGCTCTGAATGATAGGCTTTTGGTTTCTAAAGATTTATGGCCCTTTGGGGAGCAGTTGAGGAACAAATATGAAGAAACTAAGAAACTCCTCCTTCAG GTGGCTGGACACAAGGATCTTCTAGAAGGTGACCCCTACTTGAAGCAAAGGCTCCGGCTGCGTGATTCCTACATCACTACCCTGAATGTTTTCCAAGCTTACACATTGAAACGCATCCGCGATCCGAACTACAACGTGAATGTGAGGCCACGCCCACGAATATCTAAAGAATCATTAGACATCAGCAAATCGGCCGACGAATTAGTCTCGCTGAACCCAACAAGTGAATATGCTCCGGGTTTGGAAGACACCCTCATCCTCACCATGAAGGGTATCGCTGCCGGAATGCAGAACACCGGTTAA